The following proteins come from a genomic window of Pseudomonas cichorii:
- the flgK gene encoding flagellar hook-associated protein FlgK, with protein sequence MSLISIGLSGITASSAAINTIGNNTANVDTAGYSRQQVMTTASAQINIGLGIGYIGTGTTLSDVRRIYNGYLDTQLQAGTALSADAVAYAGQASKTDTLLSDSTTGVAAQLSKFFTDLQSVASNATQSAERSTFLTQASALSARFNSIAAQLSSQNENVNAQLTTFTDQVNELTSTIASLNKQITAASTGNTTPNSLLDTRNESVRKLNELIGVKVLESSNGTYEVMTGTGQSLVSGSSSYALTATPSKTDATQYNLQITIGQTSTDVTSVVTGGAIGGLLRYRSEVLTPASNELGRVALVLADQVNSQMSQGIDSKGNFGSSLFTNINSADLITQRSIGKVGNSAGSGNLDVTIKDTSKLTADDYEVTFSDANNFTVRRLPNGESVGTGSLTDNPPTQFEGFTVSLNGNTLAAGDSFKVSPTRNGASGIAVALTDAKDIAAAAPLTAKAGVSNSGTGGFTQPVLNTKADIYDSTQTADLRNALQSTTPMKLVMGAVSSTGVQSYTLVDSTGAAVLDQNGNAVGGSIVQGQSNTIKLSVGYADTRTTPSTQTAFEIEMTLSGSPIVNDTFSIDLTGAGSSDNRNALAGVALQTAKSVDVTGGSVGTSLSGAYGDLVAKIGTRASQGKSDVTATDAVLAQAKSARDSVSGVSLDEEAANLIKYQQYYTASSQIIKAAQTIFSTLINSL encoded by the coding sequence ATGTCGCTGATTTCAATTGGGCTCTCGGGTATTACTGCCAGCAGTGCCGCGATCAATACCATCGGTAACAACACGGCCAACGTGGACACTGCCGGGTATTCGCGTCAGCAGGTAATGACCACAGCTTCGGCGCAGATCAACATTGGCCTGGGTATCGGCTATATCGGTACCGGCACCACGCTGTCCGATGTGCGTCGTATCTACAACGGCTACCTTGATACCCAATTGCAAGCCGGTACGGCGCTCAGTGCCGATGCCGTGGCTTACGCTGGGCAGGCCAGCAAGACCGATACCTTGCTGTCGGACAGCACCACAGGCGTTGCAGCGCAGTTGTCGAAGTTTTTTACCGACCTGCAATCCGTTGCTTCCAATGCGACTCAGTCTGCCGAGCGTTCGACTTTCCTGACCCAGGCAAGCGCGTTGAGTGCACGGTTCAACTCGATTGCTGCGCAGTTGTCGTCGCAGAACGAGAACGTCAATGCGCAACTGACCACGTTTACCGATCAGGTCAACGAGCTGACAAGCACTATTGCCAGTCTGAACAAGCAGATTACGGCCGCTTCTACGGGTAACACCACACCCAACAGTCTGCTCGATACGCGCAATGAGTCGGTTCGTAAACTCAATGAGCTGATCGGCGTCAAGGTCCTTGAGAGCAGCAATGGCACTTACGAGGTCATGACCGGAACCGGTCAGTCTCTGGTGAGCGGTTCTTCTTCATACGCATTGACAGCTACGCCGAGTAAAACAGACGCCACGCAATACAACCTGCAGATCACGATCGGTCAGACCTCGACTGACGTGACGTCGGTGGTGACGGGTGGCGCTATCGGCGGCTTGCTGCGCTATCGCTCGGAAGTGTTGACCCCTGCAAGCAACGAGCTTGGGCGTGTTGCACTGGTGCTGGCCGATCAGGTCAACAGCCAGATGAGCCAGGGTATCGACAGCAAGGGTAATTTCGGTTCGAGCCTGTTCACCAACATCAACAGCGCCGATCTGATCACCCAGCGCAGCATCGGCAAGGTGGGTAACAGTGCGGGTTCGGGCAACCTGGATGTCACGATCAAGGACACCAGCAAACTGACGGCTGACGATTACGAAGTCACCTTCAGCGATGCCAACAACTTCACGGTGCGTCGCCTGCCCAATGGCGAAAGCGTCGGTACCGGTTCGTTGACGGATAACCCGCCGACCCAGTTCGAGGGCTTCACTGTCAGCCTCAACGGCAACACGCTGGCCGCGGGTGACTCCTTCAAAGTCAGCCCGACGCGCAACGGTGCTTCGGGTATCGCCGTTGCCCTGACCGACGCCAAGGACATTGCCGCAGCCGCGCCCCTGACCGCCAAGGCGGGTGTCAGCAACTCCGGCACCGGTGGCTTTACTCAGCCGGTTCTCAACACCAAGGCCGACATCTACGATTCGACCCAGACCGCCGACCTGCGCAACGCGCTGCAGAGCACCACGCCCATGAAGCTGGTGATGGGGGCGGTCAGCAGCACTGGCGTGCAAAGCTACACGCTGGTGGATTCCACCGGTGCAGCCGTGCTCGACCAGAATGGCAATGCCGTGGGCGGTTCGATCGTTCAAGGGCAGAGCAACACCATCAAGCTCAGCGTGGGCTACGCCGATACCCGTACCACGCCAAGCACCCAGACCGCATTCGAGATCGAGATGACCCTCTCGGGTTCGCCGATCGTCAATGACACTTTCAGCATCGATCTGACCGGTGCCGGTTCTTCCGACAACCGTAACGCCCTGGCCGGTGTGGCTTTGCAGACCGCCAAGAGCGTTGACGTGACCGGTGGCAGTGTCGGCACCAGCCTGTCTGGCGCTTATGGTGACCTGGTCGCCAAGATCGGTACTCGCGCCAGTCAGGGCAAGAGCGATGTGACGGCTACCGATGCCGTTCTGGCCCAGGCCAAGTCGGCGCGTGATTCGGTATCGGGCGTGTCGCTGGACGAAGAAGCGGCCAACCTGATCAAGTATCAGCAGTACTACACCGCCTCTTCGCAGATCATCAAGGCGGCACAAACCATTTTCAGCACGCTGATCAACAGTCTTTAA